A stretch of the Synechocystis sp. PCC 7338 genome encodes the following:
- the gltB gene encoding glutamate synthase large subunit, translating to MFFQYPLLAPMLNSSVATNSTQPFLGQPWLVEERDACGVGFIANLRGKPDHTLVEQALKALGCMEHRGGCSADNDSGDGAGVMTAIPRDLLAQWFATRNLPMPNGDRLGVGMVFLPQEPSAREVARAYVEEVVRLEKLTVLGWREVPVNPDVLGSQARSNQPHIEQILVTCPAGCAGDEFDRRLYIARSIIGKRLAEDFYVCSFSCRTIVYKGMVRSVVLGEFYLDLLNPQYISNFAVYHRRFSTNTMPKWPLAQPMRMLGHNGEINTLLGNINWMAAREAALEVPGWTKAELEALTPIVNQANSDSYNLDSALELLTRTGRGPLEAVMILVPEAYKNQPALNNYPEITDFYDYYSGLQEPWDGPALLVFSDGKIVGAGLDRNGLRPARYCITKDDYIVVGSEAGVVDLPEASIVEKGRLAPGQMIAVDLDQKKILKNYEIKQQAARKHPYGEWLKANRQMVASESFADKSLFADTETTLQQQAAFGYTAEDVEMVIVPMANQGKEPTFCMGDDAPLAVLSHKPRLLYDYFKQRFAQVTNPPIDPLRENLVMSLAMFLGPRGNILEPKAEAARMIKLRSPLVNELELEAIKQGQLNTAVLSTLYDLGGVNSLQNALDSLVQKAITSVQSGTEILILTDRPNGATLGQNQSFIPPLLAVGAVHHHLIRAGLRLQASLVVDTAQCWSTHHFACLVGYGASAICPYLALESVRQWWRDEKTQKLMDNGRLDKIDLATALQNYRQSVEAGLFKILSKMGISLLSSYHGAQIFEAIGLGAELVEYAFAGTTSRVGGLTMADVAQEVMVFHGMAFPQMAKKLENFGFVNYRPGGEYHMNSPEMSKSLHKAVAAYQRGGNETNAEAYDHYGLYRQYLRGRPVTALRDLLDLNPDQTAIPLEEVESVESIVKRFCTGGMSLGALSREAHETLAIAMNRLGAKSNSGEGGEDTVRYLTLDDVDAEGNSPTLPHLHGLQNGDTANSAIKQIASGRFGVTPEYLMSGKQLEIKMAQGAKPGEGGQLPGKKVSEYIAMLRRSKPGVTLISPPPHHDIYSIEDLAQLIYDLHQINPEAQVSVKLVAEIGIGTIAAGVAKANADIIQISGHDGGTGASPLSSIKHAGSPWELGVTEVHRVLMENQLRDRVLLRADGGLKTGWDVVMAALMGAEEYGFGSIAMIAEGCIMARVCHTNNCPVGVATQQERLRQRFKGVPGQVVNFLYFIAEEVRSLLAHMGYRSLDKIIGRTDLLKVRSDVQLSKTQNLTLDCLLNLPDTKQNRQWLNHEPVHSNGPVLDDDILADPDIQEAINHQTTVTKTYRLVNTDRTVGTRLSGAIAKKYGNNGFTGSITLNFQGAAGQSFGAFNLDGMTLHLQGEANDYVGKGMNGGEVVIVPHSQASFAPEDNVIIGNTCLYGATGGNLYANGRAGERFAVRNSMGKAVIEGAGDHCCEYMTGGVIVVLGPVGRNVGAGMTGGLAYFLDEAGDLPEKINPEIITLQRVTAPKGEEQLKAMITAHVERTGSPKGKVILANWSDYLGKFWQAVPPSEASSPEANGDASLTGEKTLTSV from the coding sequence ATTTTCTTCCAATATCCGTTGCTAGCACCTATGTTAAACTCCTCTGTTGCCACCAATTCTACCCAACCTTTCCTTGGTCAACCTTGGTTAGTGGAAGAACGAGATGCCTGTGGTGTGGGTTTTATCGCTAATCTCCGGGGTAAACCGGACCATACTCTGGTGGAGCAGGCCCTAAAGGCCTTGGGATGCATGGAGCATCGGGGGGGATGCAGTGCCGATAATGATTCGGGGGACGGGGCCGGGGTGATGACCGCCATTCCCCGGGATTTGTTAGCCCAGTGGTTTGCCACTCGCAATTTGCCCATGCCCAACGGCGATCGCCTGGGGGTGGGAATGGTCTTTTTGCCCCAGGAACCTTCCGCAAGGGAAGTGGCTCGGGCCTATGTGGAAGAAGTAGTACGGCTAGAAAAATTAACGGTGCTGGGCTGGCGGGAAGTGCCGGTGAACCCAGACGTGTTGGGTAGCCAAGCCCGCAGTAATCAACCCCATATTGAACAAATTTTGGTCACTTGCCCCGCTGGTTGTGCCGGGGATGAGTTCGACCGCCGCCTATACATCGCCCGCTCCATCATTGGTAAAAGGCTAGCGGAAGATTTTTATGTTTGTTCCTTTTCCTGCCGCACCATCGTCTATAAGGGTATGGTTCGTAGTGTTGTTTTGGGAGAATTTTATTTAGATTTACTCAATCCCCAATACATCAGTAATTTCGCCGTTTACCACCGTCGGTTTAGCACCAACACCATGCCCAAATGGCCCCTAGCCCAGCCCATGCGCATGCTGGGGCACAACGGGGAAATCAATACTCTCCTGGGAAATATTAACTGGATGGCGGCCCGAGAAGCGGCGTTAGAAGTACCAGGCTGGACAAAGGCCGAATTGGAAGCTCTAACTCCCATTGTCAACCAAGCTAACAGCGATTCTTACAACCTCGACAGTGCCCTAGAACTATTAACCCGCACTGGCCGTGGGCCCCTCGAAGCGGTGATGATTTTGGTGCCGGAAGCCTACAAAAATCAACCGGCATTAAACAACTATCCCGAAATTACCGATTTCTATGACTATTACAGTGGCCTGCAGGAACCCTGGGATGGCCCGGCCCTATTGGTGTTTAGTGACGGCAAAATTGTCGGGGCCGGGTTAGACCGCAATGGCCTACGTCCGGCCCGCTACTGCATTACCAAAGATGATTACATTGTGGTGGGCTCCGAAGCGGGGGTAGTAGATTTACCAGAAGCAAGCATTGTGGAAAAGGGTCGGTTAGCTCCGGGGCAAATGATTGCTGTGGATTTAGACCAGAAAAAAATTCTCAAAAACTACGAAATTAAACAGCAGGCGGCCCGGAAACATCCCTATGGGGAGTGGTTAAAAGCAAATCGTCAAATGGTTGCCTCGGAAAGTTTTGCTGACAAAAGTCTGTTTGCCGACACTGAAACGACTTTGCAACAACAGGCGGCCTTTGGCTATACCGCCGAAGATGTGGAAATGGTGATTGTCCCCATGGCTAATCAAGGTAAGGAACCGACCTTTTGCATGGGGGACGATGCTCCTTTGGCCGTACTGTCCCATAAACCCCGCCTACTGTACGACTACTTCAAACAACGCTTTGCCCAGGTGACCAATCCCCCCATTGACCCCCTGCGGGAAAATTTGGTGATGTCTTTGGCCATGTTCCTGGGGCCCCGGGGCAATATTCTCGAGCCCAAGGCTGAAGCGGCCCGCATGATCAAGCTCCGATCGCCGTTGGTGAATGAGTTGGAGTTGGAGGCGATTAAACAGGGTCAATTGAACACTGCGGTACTTTCCACCCTCTACGATTTAGGCGGCGTTAATAGTCTCCAGAATGCCCTGGATAGTTTAGTGCAAAAGGCGATCACCTCGGTTCAATCCGGCACTGAAATTTTGATATTAACCGACCGGCCCAATGGAGCTACGTTGGGCCAAAATCAGAGCTTTATTCCTCCCCTACTGGCAGTGGGAGCAGTGCACCATCACCTGATTCGGGCCGGGTTAAGGTTACAGGCATCCCTGGTGGTGGATACGGCCCAATGTTGGAGCACCCATCACTTTGCTTGCTTGGTGGGCTATGGCGCTTCTGCCATTTGTCCCTACCTGGCCTTGGAATCAGTACGGCAATGGTGGCGGGATGAGAAAACCCAGAAACTGATGGATAATGGCCGCCTAGATAAAATCGACCTGGCCACTGCGTTGCAGAACTACCGTCAATCGGTGGAAGCAGGGCTGTTTAAAATTCTCTCCAAAATGGGCATTTCACTGCTGTCCTCCTACCACGGTGCCCAAATTTTTGAGGCGATCGGTTTGGGGGCGGAATTGGTGGAATATGCCTTTGCTGGCACCACTAGCCGAGTGGGGGGGTTAACCATGGCCGACGTGGCCCAGGAAGTGATGGTTTTCCATGGCATGGCCTTCCCGCAAATGGCTAAAAAGTTGGAAAACTTTGGCTTTGTTAACTATCGTCCCGGTGGGGAGTACCACATGAACTCTCCGGAGATGTCTAAATCCCTCCATAAAGCGGTGGCGGCCTACCAACGGGGGGGCAATGAAACCAACGCCGAAGCCTATGACCACTACGGCCTGTACCGTCAATATCTCCGGGGGCGCCCCGTTACTGCGCTGCGGGATCTGCTTGATCTTAATCCTGACCAGACTGCCATTCCCCTGGAAGAGGTGGAATCGGTGGAATCCATTGTCAAACGCTTCTGTACCGGTGGTATGTCCCTCGGTGCCCTGTCTCGGGAAGCCCATGAAACTTTGGCGATCGCCATGAATCGGCTGGGGGCCAAATCCAACTCCGGGGAAGGGGGCGAAGATACGGTGCGCTACCTCACCCTAGATGACGTAGATGCAGAAGGCAACTCCCCCACATTGCCCCACCTCCACGGCTTACAAAATGGCGACACGGCTAACTCCGCCATTAAACAAATTGCCTCCGGCCGTTTTGGGGTCACCCCGGAATATCTCATGAGCGGCAAACAGTTGGAAATCAAAATGGCCCAGGGAGCCAAACCGGGTGAAGGGGGTCAACTGCCTGGCAAGAAGGTCAGTGAATACATTGCCATGTTGCGTCGTTCTAAACCCGGTGTAACTCTCATTTCCCCCCCTCCCCACCACGATATCTACTCCATTGAAGATCTAGCTCAGCTAATCTACGACCTGCACCAAATTAATCCTGAAGCCCAGGTATCGGTGAAATTGGTAGCGGAAATTGGCATTGGTACGATCGCCGCTGGGGTCGCTAAGGCCAATGCGGACATTATTCAAATTTCTGGCCATGACGGCGGTACGGGAGCGTCTCCCCTCAGTTCCATCAAACACGCCGGTTCTCCCTGGGAGCTGGGCGTTACCGAAGTGCATCGAGTGCTCATGGAAAACCAACTACGGGACCGCGTTTTGCTCCGGGCTGACGGTGGTCTGAAAACCGGTTGGGACGTGGTGATGGCGGCGCTCATGGGGGCAGAAGAATACGGCTTTGGCTCCATTGCCATGATTGCCGAAGGTTGCATTATGGCCCGAGTTTGTCACACCAACAATTGTCCCGTGGGGGTTGCCACCCAGCAGGAACGGTTACGGCAACGGTTCAAAGGAGTGCCGGGGCAGGTAGTCAATTTCTTGTATTTCATTGCCGAGGAAGTGCGTTCCCTGTTGGCCCATATGGGTTATCGCAGTTTAGACAAAATCATTGGCCGCACCGATTTGCTCAAAGTTCGCTCCGATGTCCAGTTGAGCAAAACCCAGAATCTGACCTTAGATTGTTTGCTGAATTTGCCTGATACTAAGCAAAATCGACAGTGGTTAAACCATGAGCCTGTCCACAGCAACGGTCCTGTGTTGGATGACGATATTTTGGCTGACCCTGACATCCAAGAAGCCATTAACCATCAAACCACGGTGACCAAAACCTACCGGCTGGTCAACACCGACCGCACCGTGGGCACCCGTCTCTCCGGGGCGATCGCCAAAAAGTATGGCAACAATGGCTTCACCGGCAGTATTACCCTCAACTTCCAAGGAGCCGCAGGCCAGAGCTTTGGAGCCTTCAACCTGGATGGCATGACTCTGCATCTGCAAGGAGAAGCTAACGATTATGTGGGCAAAGGCATGAATGGTGGTGAAGTTGTCATCGTGCCCCATTCCCAGGCCAGCTTTGCACCGGAAGATAATGTGATTATCGGTAACACCTGTCTCTATGGGGCAACGGGGGGCAACCTTTATGCCAACGGCCGGGCGGGGGAACGCTTTGCAGTGCGTAACTCTATGGGTAAAGCCGTGATTGAAGGAGCTGGCGATCACTGTTGTGAATATATGACCGGCGGCGTGATTGTCGTCCTTGGCCCTGTGGGTCGCAACGTGGGGGCTGGCATGACCGGCGGCTTGGCCTACTTCCTCGATGAAGCGGGGGATTTACCGGAAAAAATCAATCCGGAAATTATCACCTTGCAACGGGTTACCGCTCCTAAAGGGGAAGAACAACTAAAAGCCATGATCACGGCCCATGTAGAAAGAACAGGCAGTCCGAAAGGGAAAGTAATTTTGGCTAACTGGTCCGATTATTTGGGTAAGTTCTGGCAGGCAGTTCCCCCTTCCGAGGCGAGTTCTCCTGAGGCCAATGGAGATGCAAGTTTAACTGGGGAGAAGACTCTAACCTCAGTTTAG
- a CDS encoding EamA family transporter, with protein MLSGAKRLTLTEWKTIGLLLTMVTTQVLGDIWLSQGMKVFGAVEDYSPAGLWALFLYLLTSPWIVVGVITLLFALFLYFTATSRLDLSLVLPLFSSSYILNALLAWLILGEEVSFYRWLATFMIASGVFIVCWSEHRHRSQLMREKFSPTPPPAVPVKSSRRSPLWLFPVGIALSRVWFGILILIFTDSAGDVLIARGMKQIGPVSLQSPLKMVKLIGRILSHPSVLGGIGCQTISFVTFISLLSWTDISLIRPAGALGYVMSLLGAKFLLRETIPLARWLGIAVITAGVALIALDEVNLVDQILPFLI; from the coding sequence TTGCTCAGCGGAGCTAAACGCTTAACGTTAACGGAGTGGAAAACCATTGGCCTCCTGCTGACCATGGTCACAACCCAGGTTTTAGGGGATATTTGGCTCAGCCAGGGCATGAAAGTGTTTGGGGCAGTGGAGGACTATAGCCCGGCGGGTTTGTGGGCCTTATTTCTCTATCTGCTCACCTCCCCTTGGATTGTGGTGGGGGTAATCACGTTGTTGTTTGCTCTGTTTCTCTATTTCACCGCCACATCTCGACTGGATCTCAGTTTAGTTCTCCCCCTATTTTCTTCTAGCTATATCCTCAATGCTCTACTGGCGTGGCTAATACTGGGGGAAGAAGTTTCTTTTTACCGTTGGCTGGCCACTTTTATGATCGCCAGTGGCGTGTTTATTGTCTGTTGGTCAGAACATCGCCACCGCTCCCAATTGATGCGGGAAAAGTTTAGTCCGACCCCGCCCCCTGCCGTGCCAGTGAAGTCTTCCCGGCGATCGCCATTGTGGTTATTTCCCGTGGGTATTGCCCTGTCCCGAGTTTGGTTTGGCATTTTAATTCTAATTTTTACCGATTCGGCTGGAGACGTATTAATCGCCCGGGGCATGAAACAAATTGGTCCTGTAAGCTTGCAATCGCCCTTGAAAATGGTCAAATTAATTGGCCGCATCCTTTCCCATCCTTCGGTTTTAGGGGGTATTGGTTGTCAAACCATCAGTTTTGTTACCTTCATTTCTCTGCTCAGTTGGACGGATATTAGCCTGATCCGACCGGCGGGAGCGTTGGGTTATGTGATGAGCTTATTAGGGGCCAAATTTTTGCTCAGAGAAACCATTCCCCTTGCCCGGTGGCTGGGCATCGCTGTAATCACTGCGGGGGTTGCCCTCATTGCCCTCGATGAAGTTAATTTGGTGGATCAAATTTTGCCGTTTTTGATCTAG
- the purQ gene encoding phosphoribosylformylglycinamidine synthase subunit PurQ, whose product MTSFGIIVFPGSNCDRDIATVTAGLLNQPTRFIWHQEADLQGVDVVVLPGGFSYGDYLRCGAIARFSPIMAAIIDHAKAGKRVLGICNGFQVLTEVGLLPGALIRNRDLHFICDRVTVRVESNHTLWTQGYQSQQVITLPIAHGEGRYFADEDTLKALEDNGQILFRYSNAQGELTAASNPNGSLHHIAGITNGQGNVLGMMPHPERAADRLLKATDGLAMFIG is encoded by the coding sequence ATGACCAGCTTTGGTATTATTGTTTTCCCCGGTTCTAACTGCGATCGGGACATTGCCACCGTCACTGCCGGTTTGTTGAACCAGCCAACCCGTTTTATTTGGCACCAGGAAGCCGATCTCCAGGGAGTGGATGTGGTGGTTTTACCGGGGGGCTTTAGCTACGGCGATTATCTCCGCTGTGGGGCGATCGCCAGATTTTCCCCCATCATGGCCGCCATCATTGACCATGCCAAAGCAGGTAAAAGGGTGTTGGGCATCTGTAACGGTTTTCAAGTGCTGACGGAGGTTGGGTTACTGCCGGGGGCTTTGATCCGCAACCGGGATTTACACTTCATCTGTGACCGGGTAACAGTGCGGGTGGAAAGTAACCATACCCTGTGGACCCAGGGCTACCAATCCCAACAGGTAATAACCCTTCCCATTGCCCACGGCGAAGGCCGCTATTTTGCAGACGAAGATACGTTAAAGGCGTTGGAAGATAACGGCCAAATTCTCTTCCGCTACAGCAACGCCCAGGGGGAATTGACCGCGGCCAGTAATCCTAACGGGTCTCTACACCACATTGCTGGCATTACCAATGGTCAGGGTAATGTCTTGGGTATGATGCCCCACCCAGAAAGAGCAGCCGATCGCCTACTCAAAGCAACGGATGGCCTAGCTATGTTCATCGGTTAG
- the purS gene encoding phosphoribosylformylglycinamidine synthase subunit PurS has product MADSPVRPSMSHSYHCRIYVTLRPSVLDPAGTAVQSGLQQLGYDGVSQVRIGKYIELTLAAPDEATASQQLDTMCDQLLANTVIENYCFEITALEGAVTP; this is encoded by the coding sequence GTGGCAGATTCCCCGGTAAGGCCCTCCATGTCCCATTCCTACCATTGTCGTATTTACGTTACCCTCCGTCCCTCCGTACTTGACCCCGCCGGTACCGCTGTGCAATCCGGTTTGCAACAATTAGGCTACGATGGCGTTTCCCAAGTCAGAATTGGTAAATATATTGAATTAACCCTCGCGGCCCCGGACGAAGCCACCGCTTCCCAACAGCTAGACACCATGTGTGACCAACTATTGGCCAATACGGTGATCGAAAATTATTGCTTTGAAATTACTGCCCTAGAAGGTGCCGTCACGCCATGA
- a CDS encoding N-acetyltransferase, protein MEKSALSPPGYCLYKGTTRDRRLLVDFLERTYQALFPERHDFSHLGQTVESYFSWRSPLWWVTPETGQGSPVHHDNSFSVGEDPLRLMAQINLPVQDQRVNSQGEKTACAQPIAGLWLGNAVDQVTGDRHGHIFMLYVEPAHRRRGIATALMAQAQQWGQQRGDRRLALQVFTHNQGAQELYEKFGFSPHALVMQKTW, encoded by the coding sequence ATGGAAAAATCAGCCTTAAGTCCCCCCGGTTATTGTCTCTATAAGGGAACGACCAGAGATCGACGGTTACTGGTGGATTTTTTGGAGCGTACTTACCAGGCCCTCTTTCCAGAACGGCACGACTTCTCCCATTTGGGACAAACAGTGGAAAGTTATTTTTCTTGGCGATCGCCATTGTGGTGGGTCACTCCGGAAACTGGCCAGGGGAGCCCTGTTCACCATGATAATAGTTTTTCCGTTGGGGAAGACCCCTTAAGATTGATGGCGCAAATTAACTTGCCAGTACAGGATCAGAGGGTAAATAGCCAAGGGGAAAAAACTGCTTGTGCCCAGCCCATTGCCGGCCTTTGGCTAGGTAACGCCGTTGATCAGGTCACGGGCGATCGCCATGGCCACATTTTTATGCTGTATGTGGAACCGGCCCACCGCCGTCGGGGTATTGCCACTGCGTTGATGGCACAGGCCCAACAATGGGGTCAACAAAGGGGTGATCGGCGATTGGCACTACAGGTTTTTACCCACAACCAAGGGGCCCAGGAACTGTATGAAAAATTTGGCTTTTCCCCCCACGCCCTGGTGATGCAAAAAACTTGGTAG
- a CDS encoding ABC transporter substrate-binding protein, which translates to MKYPLKNLLGFGLTLILTAIALVSLNQRQVLQPLTVGMSDWPGYSVILYAEAKGLFTKRGLDVKLVHFEEQNDNLRATMRGYQDASFAPLPQAMQLDFPQATPEFILVADVSAGSDGIVARPGLNFMAQMAGKKISARFGSIAHVILLEALWASDLDLDEVEIVDIPNEEGIAHLKDGSIDAAVLWEPLLHKTAQEIGGNIIYTSAEIDSMVVDGLITRAEVVQEKREELIRFIQVWLEVMDAVETDPQEVFTIVAQQLEVPVEVFVQGFQGMIHGDRILNEEMLVQRRLEPIIARNYRLLRESCRHRLIIRDDIVINSQPFSQAAERL; encoded by the coding sequence ATGAAGTATCCCCTCAAAAACCTGCTAGGGTTTGGGCTCACTCTTATCCTAACGGCGATCGCCCTGGTCAGCCTGAACCAAAGACAAGTTTTGCAACCCCTCACCGTGGGCATGAGCGACTGGCCTGGTTATAGCGTCATCCTGTATGCCGAAGCTAAGGGCCTATTCACCAAGCGGGGACTAGACGTTAAGCTAGTTCATTTTGAAGAACAGAATGACAATCTCCGGGCCACCATGCGGGGTTACCAGGATGCTAGTTTTGCTCCCTTGCCCCAGGCCATGCAATTGGATTTTCCCCAAGCCACTCCAGAGTTCATCCTTGTTGCGGATGTTTCTGCCGGCTCCGACGGCATTGTGGCCCGGCCGGGATTAAATTTCATGGCCCAAATGGCCGGCAAAAAAATTAGTGCCCGTTTTGGCAGTATTGCCCACGTAATTTTGCTTGAAGCCTTATGGGCCAGCGATCTAGACCTGGACGAAGTGGAAATTGTTGACATACCCAATGAAGAAGGGATCGCCCACCTCAAGGATGGTTCCATTGACGCGGCAGTGCTTTGGGAACCGCTGTTGCACAAAACAGCCCAAGAAATTGGGGGTAACATTATCTACACCAGCGCAGAAATAGACAGCATGGTGGTGGATGGTCTGATAACCCGTGCAGAAGTGGTTCAGGAAAAACGAGAAGAATTAATTCGCTTCATTCAAGTATGGCTGGAGGTAATGGATGCGGTGGAAACCGATCCCCAAGAGGTTTTCACCATTGTGGCCCAACAGTTAGAGGTCCCTGTGGAAGTCTTTGTCCAAGGTTTCCAGGGTATGATTCACGGCGATCGCATCTTGAATGAGGAAATGTTAGTGCAAAGACGATTAGAGCCCATCATTGCCAGAAACTATCGATTATTACGAGAAAGTTGTCGTCATCGCTTGATTATTCGAGATGATATTGTCATAAATTCCCAACCATTTTCCCAAGCTGCGGAACGTCTTTAG
- a CDS encoding HAMP domain-containing sensor histidine kinase: protein MVQDKPTFTRPLRYQLLAGCALILLFTSAIAIVFTRQQLQEKSRINITRRAQRLTEGLEFAAEGLVETNDVYCLNRLVQNYAAWPNVQKISIIDPNGVIIAHGEGIKMAREKKYAQLAPALFPIFEQVSISGIPQSLITKIDGEEVVVYALPFNTYSFPEEGESSDDQNTHRRGVAITVLAKQELNREVNQALLLVVASFVIGTVVIVLLLGLLIRYSVLAPLGKLHRALINYDNVEQFSLPSLPSNEIGFLGQTLVQTFNQLQVYQREALEIAERKYVEIAQRYELASQATRVWVWEYQPQMHYIEADPNLIAWLGFKQSLEQEDDDFFIHPDDRPEFWQAIEQGLADPTAELSAELRLETADGEIYYCLLRGQIHQEADPVFTRIIGTIADITEIKKAEEQLKFSNKILAKATQLKDEFLANMSHELRTPLNSILGMAEALQNQFYGPLNGKQIQSLEAVERSGKHLLSLINDILDLSKIEAGKMELDLEPTNLPTLVNHSLTFVQHFALQKRVNLSFKILPNLPDVVVDKRRICQVLINLLNNAVKFTPEGGKVTLQVNLFMEEGAPNHHGQLPQLQITVIDTGIGIATERLGSIFEPFVQIDGALNRRYDGTGLGLSLVRKIVELHGGSVNVTSELDRGSQFLVVIPCLLQDDVGQFHQDELFKVSSIDNLIPTTITLISENSAYATTLSSYFRARGYQMQWLNCSFPTMAQLTALQQSVNQSSHLLVMDLPQVTNATKQTLDEIRDFLGADSVTIVALIDAMDYADGDTVQAEIAADQFLVRPVRFHRLMEIFLQHSQAIAPNPPWS, encoded by the coding sequence ATGGTTCAGGACAAACCCACTTTTACCCGCCCCCTACGTTACCAGTTGCTGGCTGGTTGCGCCCTCATTCTCCTGTTTACCAGTGCCATAGCTATAGTTTTTACCAGGCAACAATTACAAGAAAAATCAAGAATTAATATTACCAGAAGAGCCCAGCGATTGACCGAAGGTTTGGAATTTGCGGCGGAAGGTTTGGTAGAAACTAATGATGTTTATTGCCTCAACCGTTTAGTGCAAAATTATGCGGCTTGGCCCAACGTACAAAAAATTTCAATCATCGATCCCAATGGCGTTATCATTGCCCATGGTGAGGGGATAAAAATGGCGCGGGAAAAAAAATATGCCCAACTCGCACCAGCTCTTTTTCCTATTTTTGAACAGGTTTCCATCAGTGGCATTCCCCAATCCCTAATTACCAAAATTGATGGTGAAGAAGTGGTGGTTTATGCTCTTCCCTTTAACACTTATTCTTTTCCTGAGGAGGGAGAAAGTTCCGATGACCAAAATACCCATCGACGGGGAGTGGCAATCACTGTTCTAGCAAAACAGGAATTAAACCGAGAGGTTAACCAGGCACTTTTATTAGTTGTAGCTTCGTTCGTTATTGGCACTGTGGTGATCGTTCTGCTGTTGGGTTTACTAATTAGATATTCTGTCTTGGCCCCTTTAGGCAAACTGCACCGAGCATTAATTAACTATGACAATGTTGAGCAGTTTAGTTTGCCTTCCCTACCAAGTAACGAAATTGGTTTTTTGGGCCAAACCTTGGTGCAGACCTTCAATCAATTGCAGGTTTATCAACGGGAAGCCCTAGAAATTGCGGAAAGAAAATATGTGGAAATTGCCCAACGCTACGAATTAGCTTCCCAGGCCACAAGGGTATGGGTGTGGGAATATCAGCCCCAAATGCACTATATCGAGGCCGATCCAAATTTAATTGCTTGGTTAGGCTTTAAACAATCCCTTGAGCAGGAAGATGATGATTTTTTCATTCACCCTGACGATCGCCCTGAGTTCTGGCAGGCCATTGAGCAAGGTTTGGCCGATCCAACAGCGGAATTATCAGCAGAATTGCGTTTAGAAACTGCCGATGGTGAAATTTATTATTGTTTGTTGCGTGGACAAATTCATCAAGAGGCAGACCCAGTATTCACCAGGATTATTGGCACGATCGCCGATATTACGGAGATTAAGAAAGCTGAAGAACAATTAAAGTTTTCCAACAAAATTCTAGCCAAAGCCACCCAACTCAAGGATGAATTTCTGGCAAATATGAGCCACGAATTACGCACTCCCCTCAACTCCATTTTAGGCATGGCAGAAGCCCTACAAAATCAATTTTATGGCCCCTTAAATGGCAAACAAATTCAGTCTTTGGAAGCAGTGGAAAGGAGTGGAAAACATTTACTTTCTTTGATTAACGACATTCTTGACCTTTCCAAAATTGAAGCTGGGAAAATGGAGTTGGATTTAGAGCCAACTAACTTACCGACTCTGGTTAATCATAGTTTGACTTTTGTGCAACATTTTGCCCTACAAAAGCGAGTTAATTTGTCATTCAAAATTCTGCCCAATCTCCCAGACGTGGTGGTGGACAAACGAAGGATTTGCCAGGTTTTAATTAACTTACTCAACAATGCCGTTAAATTTACGCCGGAAGGGGGCAAAGTCACTCTACAGGTTAACTTGTTCATGGAAGAAGGGGCTCCCAATCACCATGGTCAATTGCCTCAGCTACAGATCACAGTTATAGACACAGGCATTGGCATTGCAACGGAAAGGTTAGGTAGTATTTTCGAGCCTTTTGTACAGATTGATGGTGCCCTCAATCGTCGTTACGACGGTACAGGACTGGGCCTCTCTTTGGTGAGAAAAATTGTTGAACTCCATGGAGGATCGGTGAATGTTACCAGTGAATTAGACCGGGGGAGTCAATTTTTGGTCGTTATTCCCTGCCTTCTTCAGGATGACGTTGGCCAATTTCACCAAGACGAACTATTTAAGGTTTCTAGCATTGATAATTTAATTCCAACAACCATCACTTTAATCAGCGAAAATTCCGCCTATGCCACTACCCTTAGTAGTTATTTCCGGGCCAGGGGTTACCAAATGCAATGGTTAAACTGCTCTTTTCCCACCATGGCCCAGTTAACTGCCTTACAACAATCGGTCAATCAATCTTCCCATTTGCTGGTGATGGATTTGCCCCAGGTTACCAACGCCACCAAGCAGACGCTGGATGAGATCAGAGACTTCTTGGGGGCTGATTCTGTGACCATTGTTGCTTTGATCGATGCCATGGATTATGCGGACGGTGACACTGTGCAAGCAGAGATTGCGGCCGATCAGTTTTTGGTCAGGCCAGTGCGCTTCCACCGATTGATGGAAATTTTTCTACAACATTCCCAGGCGATCGCCCCTAATCCCCCCTGGAGCTAA